From the genome of Pseudonocardia sp. EC080619-01:
CAGCTCCGGACGGCGTGCGCGCAGGTCGAGCGCGTGCGCGAGCCCGCCCGCGCCGGGGACGGGCCGGCCGCTGATCTCCCGGATCCGGTCCAGCACCGGCTCGGGGAGCGCGGCCACCAGGTCCGCGCCGCGGGAGTCGGCCCACCCGGTGGCGGGCCCGACCGGGCGGAGCTCGGGGTCGACCGCGACCGTCCCGATGTGCCCCGCGATCCCCAGCGCACCCACCGGACCGGGAGCGGTCCCGCGGACCCGGCCCAGCGCGGTGACCACATCGGACCAGAGCTGCTCGGCATCGACGTGCCCACCGCCCGCGCCGTCCGTACGCGGCACCCGGACGGCGCTCTCGACCGTGCCGTCACCGGAGACGACGGCGGCACGCACCGCCGAGGTCCCGACGTCGACGGCGACGACCCGGTCGCCGCTCACACCGCACCGGAGGAGCGCAGCCGCTCCAGCTCCGCGTCGTCCATCCCGAGGATCGTCCGGTAGACGTGATCGTTGTCCTCGCCCACGGTCGGCGGGGCCTTGCGCACGGTCGGCGGCGACTTCTCCATCTTGATCGGGTTGCCCGGCATCCGGATCGTCCCGAGCTTCGGGTGCTCGGACTCGACGACCATCTCCCGGGCGGCGATCTGCTCGGACTCCGCCACCTCGGGCACCGTCGCCACCCTGGCGAACGGGATCCCGGCCTCCTCCAGCACGTCGCCGATCTCGTCGGCGGTGCGGTCCCGGGCCCAGTCCGCGACGACCGCCTCCAGCTCCGGGACGTGCTCCATCCGCCCGGGCACGGTGCGGTAGCGCTCGTCGGTGGCCAGCTCGTCGCGGCCGATGGCGTGGCAGAGCTTGGGCCACAACGAGTTCGTCCCGGCCTGGATGTACATCTGGGCGTCGGCGCAGGCGTAGACGTTGACGGGCGCGGTGAGCAGGTCCCGGGAGCCGTTGCGGGGCATCTCGCTGCCCAGCATCAGCCAGCTGATCAGCCGGGTGCCCAGGGTGGCGAACATCGAGTCGAGGCTGGCGACGTCGACCCGCTGCCCCTCCCCCGTCCGCTCCCGGTGCATCAGTGCGGCGAACGTCCCGAGCGCGGCCTGGAACCCGGTGACGTAGTCGGCGATGTAGGTGCCGGTCAGGGTGGGCGGGCCGTCCGCCTCACCGGTGGTGTCCATCAGGCCGGACGAGGCCTGGGCGATCGCGTCGAACAGGGCGCGCCGCGACAGCGGCCCGGTCTGGCCGAACCCGGAGATCGAGGTGAGGACGATGTCCGGCTTGAGCTCGGT
Proteins encoded in this window:
- a CDS encoding CaiB/BaiF CoA-transferase family protein — protein: MQSAPHAPGPLAGFRVLDLSRFIAGPSCAQILADFGAEVVKVERPDGEDARHHEPYYEGESVYTMLYNRNKYGATLDTRHPDALGVLEQLVRWADVVVENYRPGTIEKMGIGYERMTELKPDIVLTSISGFGQTGPLSRRALFDAIAQASSGLMDTTGEADGPPTLTGTYIADYVTGFQAALGTFAALMHRERTGEGQRVDVASLDSMFATLGTRLISWLMLGSEMPRNGSRDLLTAPVNVYACADAQMYIQAGTNSLWPKLCHAIGRDELATDERYRTVPGRMEHVPELEAVVADWARDRTADEIGDVLEEAGIPFARVATVPEVAESEQIAAREMVVESEHPKLGTIRMPGNPIKMEKSPPTVRKAPPTVGEDNDHVYRTILGMDDAELERLRSSGAV